One region of Girardinichthys multiradiatus isolate DD_20200921_A chromosome 1, DD_fGirMul_XY1, whole genome shotgun sequence genomic DNA includes:
- the zbtb17 gene encoding zinc finger and BTB domain-containing protein 17 isoform X2 produces the protein MEFPWHSGEVLEQLNRQRKQGLLCDCTFVVDGVDFKAHKAVLAACSVYFRTLFLDQKDVVHLDISNAAGLGQVLDFMYTSKLSLSSQNIEDVLSVAHFLQMQEIINACSAYQSMSNQAPTIITVDLPDDEPDEKAGGREQKDVAENQFSEVAAQVEQCPASTPTEDRKNTQSEDDVNRDICVDPQQFTSQPNPGRKYTSRGRPPKNAQVSAQKMMLVKEEEECSTSNATTFQDDPSDADYTPKPQLRSSGSLSYMSSRGRRIRKPARRRFPPENDSEDEGPSKAKKERKVTVPEEVYDSQEPDTGDEEMVGETEEDFEQQREGDSEEEGRQTQAASMSNRSESRPYSSVTHKCGDCGKKFTHTGNFKRHMRIHTGEKPFSCRDCNKAFSDPAACKAHEKTHSPLKPYCCSTCGKSYRQVSLLNLHRKRHTGEARYSCDVCGKLFTTSGNLKRHQLVHSGEKPYHCDVCDKSFSDPTAKMRHLETHDTEKGNKCPHCDKRFNQVGNLKAHLKIHIADGPLKCKECGKQFTTSGNLKRHLRVHSGEKPYVCSHCQRAFSDPGALQRHERIHTGEKPCVCLVCGKAFTQASSLIAHVRQHTGEKPYVCDRCGKRFVQSSQLANHIRHHDNVRPHKCQMCNKAFVNVGDLSKHIIIHTGEKPFLCDKCGRGFNRVDNLRSHVKTVHRGKAGMKRLVVTGETVEEAGDDSAEGGISDEIKIVTVTTEDIVTLATEALAGSAVAQLTDETEALKAEITKAVEKVQEEDPNTQILYACDSCGDKFLDATSLAQHVRIHTAQALVMFQADSDDFYQYTTATTTGEGDDAAPATTWQPAPEQVIQEGELIFPTAEKERKPERMDGETQEEQGSEAVIHVEEAVEVEETSAEHQTNEQDGEEEKEKDMKCEGQG, from the exons ATGGAGTTCCCATGGCACAGCGGGGAGGTTCTGGAGCAGCTTAACCGGCAGCGTAAGCAGGGCCTGCTCTGCGACTGCACCTTCGTGGTGGACGGTGTGGACTTTAAGGCCCACAAAGCCGTCCTGGCGGCTTGCAGCGTGTACTTCCGAACTCTTTTCCTGGATCAGAAGGATGTGGTGCATTTGGACATCAGCAACGCAGCTG GTTTGGGTCAAGTGTTGGATTTTATGTACACCTCCAAACTGAGCTTAAGTTCCCAGAACATTGAGGATGTGTTGTCTGTTGCCCACTTCCTGCAGATGCAGGAAATCATAAATGCTTGTTCTGCTTATCAGTCGATGTCAAATCAAGCTCCAACCATCATAACTGTGGATCTTCCTGATGATGAGCCAG ATGAAAAGGCAGGTGGAAGAGAGCAGAAGGACGTAGCTGAAAATCAGTTTTCGGAGGTTGCAGCACAAGTGGAGCAGTGTCCTGCAAGCACACCTACAGAAGATCGCAAGAATACACAGAGTGAAGATGATGTGAACAGAGACATTTGTGTTGATCCACAACAATTTACTTCTCAGCCTAATCCCGGCAGGAAGTACACAAGCCGTGGAAGACCCCCCAAAAACGCTCAGGTGTCTGCACAGAAGATGATGCTGGTTAAGGAGGAAGAGGAATGCTCTACATCGAACGCCACAACGTTTCAGGATGACCCCTCAGATGCAGACTACACACCCA AACCGCAGCTGAGATCTTCAGGCAGCTTGTCCTACATGAGCTCACGTGGAAGAAGGATCCGCAAACCTGCTCGACGTAGGTTTCCACCAG AAAATGACTCTGAGGATGAAGGTCCATCAAAggcaaaaaaggaaagaaaggtgACAGTTCCCGAAGAAGTATATGACAGCCAGGAACCAGACACGGGTGATGAAGAGATGGTTGGAGAGACAGAAGAGGACTTCGAACAGCAAAGGGAAGGAGACAGCGAGGAAGAAGGAAGACAAACTCAAGCAGCGTCTATGAGCAACCGATCTGAGTCTAGGCCTTACAGTTCTGTGACGCACAAATGTGGG gactgtgggaagaaattTACCCACACGGGTAATTTTAAGAGACACATGCGTATCCACACTGGAGAAAAGCCATTCAGCTGTCGGGACTGCAACAAGGCTTTCTCTGACCCTGCAGCTTGTAAAGCCCATGAGAAAACACACAG TCCCCTGAAGCCGTATTGCTGCTCCACCTGCGGGAAGAGCTACCGCCAGGTCAGCCTGCTCAACCTGCACCGGAAACGGCACACGGGCGAAGCGCGGTACAGCTGCGACGTCTGCGGCAAGCTTTTCACGACTTCAGGCAATCTGAAGCGCCACCAGCTGGTGCACAGCGGGGAGAAGCCGTACCACTGCGACGTCTGCGACAAATCGTTCTCCGACCCCACGGCCAAGATGCGACACCTGGAGACACACGATACGGAGAAGGGCAACAAGTGTCCGCACTGTGACAAACGCTTCAACCAG GTGGGAAATCTGAAAGCACACTTGAAGATCCACATTGCAGATGGGCCCCTGAAGTGTAAGGAGTGTGGCAAACAGTTTACCACATCAG GAAATCTAAAAAGACACCTACGTGTTCACAGCGGGGAGAAACCATATGTGTGTTCGCACTGTCAGAGAGCTTTTAGTGACCCCGGAGCTCTGCAGCGCCACGAACGCATTCACACAG GAGAAAAACCATGCGTCTGCCTTGTCTGCGGCAAAGCTTTCACCCAGGCCAGTTCCCTCATCGCTCATGTCCGCCAGCACACCGGAGAGAAACCCTACGTCTGTGATCGCTGTGGCAAAAG ATTTGTGCAGTCCAGTCAGCTGGCCAATCACATTCGCCATCATGACAACGTGCGGCCACACAAGTGCCAGATGtgcaacaaggcatttgtgaaTGTGGGAGATCTGTCCAAACATATCATCATTCACACGG GTGAGAAACCTTTCCTTTGTGATAAATGTGGTCGCGGCTTTAACCGGGTGGACAACCTGCGCTCCCACGTTAAGACTGTTCACCGCGGCAAAGCTGGCATGAAGCGGCTGGTGGTAACTGGGGAAACTGTGGAAGAAGCTGGCGACGACAGCGCTGAGGGCGGGAtttcagatgagatcaaaatagTTACGGTCACCACAGAGGACATCGTCACCCTTGCAACTGAGGCACTGGCAGGCAGTGCTGTAGCTCAGCTCACAG ATGAAACAGAGGCTTTGAAAGCTGAAATCACCAAAGCAGTAGAGAAAGTGCAAGAAGAAG ACCCCAACACCCAGATCCTGTATGCTTGTGATTCGTGTGGCGATAAATTTCTGGACGCCACCTCTTTAGCTCAGCACGTTCGGATCCACACTGCTCAAGCCTTGGTCATGTTTCAAGCAGATTCCGACGACTTTTACCAGTACACCACAGCAACCACCACCGGAGAGGGGGATGATGCTGCTCCTGCTACAACCTGGCAACCCGCACCAGAACAGGTCATCCAGGAAGGAGAACTGATCTTCCCTAcagcagagaaagagagaaaaccagagaggatggatggagagacacAAGAAGAACAAGGGTCAGAGGCAGTGATTCATGTAGAGGAGGCAGTTGAAGTGGAAGAAACTAGTGCTGAGCACCAAACAAATGAGCAAGatggagaagaagaaaaggagaAGGATATGAAATGTGAGGGTCAGGGGTAA
- the zbtb17 gene encoding zinc finger and BTB domain-containing protein 17 isoform X1 produces MEFPWHSGEVLEQLNRQRKQGLLCDCTFVVDGVDFKAHKAVLAACSVYFRTLFLDQKDVVHLDISNAAGLGQVLDFMYTSKLSLSSQNIEDVLSVAHFLQMQEIINACSAYQSMSNQAPTIITVDLPDDEPDEKAGGREQKDVAENQFSEVAAQVEQCPASTPTEDRKNTQSEDDVNRDICVDPQQFTSQPNPGRKYTSRGRPPKNAQVSAQKMMLVKEEEECSTSNATTFQDDPSDADYTPKPQLRSSGSLSYMSSRGRRIRKPARRRFPPENDSEDEGPSKAKKERKVTVPEEVYDSQEPDTGDEEMVGETEEDFEQQREGDSEEEGRQTQAASMSNRSESRPYSSVTHKCGDCGKKFTHTGNFKRHMRIHTGEKPFSCRDCNKAFSDPAACKAHEKTHSPLKPYCCSTCGKSYRQVSLLNLHRKRHTGEARYSCDVCGKLFTTSGNLKRHQLVHSGEKPYHCDVCDKSFSDPTAKMRHLETHDTEKGNKCPHCDKRFNQVGNLKAHLKIHIADGPLKCKECGKQFTTSGNLKRHLRVHSGEKPYVCSHCQRAFSDPGALQRHERIHTGEKPCVCLVCGKAFTQASSLIAHVRQHTGEKPYVCDRCGKRFVQSSQLANHIRHHDNVRPHKCQMCNKAFVNVGDLSKHIIIHTGEKPFLCDKCGRGFNRVDNLRSHVKTVHRGKAGMKRLVVTGETVEEAGDDSAEGGISDEIKIVTVTTEDIVTLATEALAGSAVAQLTVVPVSADETEALKAEITKAVEKVQEEDPNTQILYACDSCGDKFLDATSLAQHVRIHTAQALVMFQADSDDFYQYTTATTTGEGDDAAPATTWQPAPEQVIQEGELIFPTAEKERKPERMDGETQEEQGSEAVIHVEEAVEVEETSAEHQTNEQDGEEEKEKDMKCEGQG; encoded by the exons ATGGAGTTCCCATGGCACAGCGGGGAGGTTCTGGAGCAGCTTAACCGGCAGCGTAAGCAGGGCCTGCTCTGCGACTGCACCTTCGTGGTGGACGGTGTGGACTTTAAGGCCCACAAAGCCGTCCTGGCGGCTTGCAGCGTGTACTTCCGAACTCTTTTCCTGGATCAGAAGGATGTGGTGCATTTGGACATCAGCAACGCAGCTG GTTTGGGTCAAGTGTTGGATTTTATGTACACCTCCAAACTGAGCTTAAGTTCCCAGAACATTGAGGATGTGTTGTCTGTTGCCCACTTCCTGCAGATGCAGGAAATCATAAATGCTTGTTCTGCTTATCAGTCGATGTCAAATCAAGCTCCAACCATCATAACTGTGGATCTTCCTGATGATGAGCCAG ATGAAAAGGCAGGTGGAAGAGAGCAGAAGGACGTAGCTGAAAATCAGTTTTCGGAGGTTGCAGCACAAGTGGAGCAGTGTCCTGCAAGCACACCTACAGAAGATCGCAAGAATACACAGAGTGAAGATGATGTGAACAGAGACATTTGTGTTGATCCACAACAATTTACTTCTCAGCCTAATCCCGGCAGGAAGTACACAAGCCGTGGAAGACCCCCCAAAAACGCTCAGGTGTCTGCACAGAAGATGATGCTGGTTAAGGAGGAAGAGGAATGCTCTACATCGAACGCCACAACGTTTCAGGATGACCCCTCAGATGCAGACTACACACCCA AACCGCAGCTGAGATCTTCAGGCAGCTTGTCCTACATGAGCTCACGTGGAAGAAGGATCCGCAAACCTGCTCGACGTAGGTTTCCACCAG AAAATGACTCTGAGGATGAAGGTCCATCAAAggcaaaaaaggaaagaaaggtgACAGTTCCCGAAGAAGTATATGACAGCCAGGAACCAGACACGGGTGATGAAGAGATGGTTGGAGAGACAGAAGAGGACTTCGAACAGCAAAGGGAAGGAGACAGCGAGGAAGAAGGAAGACAAACTCAAGCAGCGTCTATGAGCAACCGATCTGAGTCTAGGCCTTACAGTTCTGTGACGCACAAATGTGGG gactgtgggaagaaattTACCCACACGGGTAATTTTAAGAGACACATGCGTATCCACACTGGAGAAAAGCCATTCAGCTGTCGGGACTGCAACAAGGCTTTCTCTGACCCTGCAGCTTGTAAAGCCCATGAGAAAACACACAG TCCCCTGAAGCCGTATTGCTGCTCCACCTGCGGGAAGAGCTACCGCCAGGTCAGCCTGCTCAACCTGCACCGGAAACGGCACACGGGCGAAGCGCGGTACAGCTGCGACGTCTGCGGCAAGCTTTTCACGACTTCAGGCAATCTGAAGCGCCACCAGCTGGTGCACAGCGGGGAGAAGCCGTACCACTGCGACGTCTGCGACAAATCGTTCTCCGACCCCACGGCCAAGATGCGACACCTGGAGACACACGATACGGAGAAGGGCAACAAGTGTCCGCACTGTGACAAACGCTTCAACCAG GTGGGAAATCTGAAAGCACACTTGAAGATCCACATTGCAGATGGGCCCCTGAAGTGTAAGGAGTGTGGCAAACAGTTTACCACATCAG GAAATCTAAAAAGACACCTACGTGTTCACAGCGGGGAGAAACCATATGTGTGTTCGCACTGTCAGAGAGCTTTTAGTGACCCCGGAGCTCTGCAGCGCCACGAACGCATTCACACAG GAGAAAAACCATGCGTCTGCCTTGTCTGCGGCAAAGCTTTCACCCAGGCCAGTTCCCTCATCGCTCATGTCCGCCAGCACACCGGAGAGAAACCCTACGTCTGTGATCGCTGTGGCAAAAG ATTTGTGCAGTCCAGTCAGCTGGCCAATCACATTCGCCATCATGACAACGTGCGGCCACACAAGTGCCAGATGtgcaacaaggcatttgtgaaTGTGGGAGATCTGTCCAAACATATCATCATTCACACGG GTGAGAAACCTTTCCTTTGTGATAAATGTGGTCGCGGCTTTAACCGGGTGGACAACCTGCGCTCCCACGTTAAGACTGTTCACCGCGGCAAAGCTGGCATGAAGCGGCTGGTGGTAACTGGGGAAACTGTGGAAGAAGCTGGCGACGACAGCGCTGAGGGCGGGAtttcagatgagatcaaaatagTTACGGTCACCACAGAGGACATCGTCACCCTTGCAACTGAGGCACTGGCAGGCAGTGCTGTAGCTCAGCTCACAG TCGTCCCGGTGTCTGCAGATGAAACAGAGGCTTTGAAAGCTGAAATCACCAAAGCAGTAGAGAAAGTGCAAGAAGAAG ACCCCAACACCCAGATCCTGTATGCTTGTGATTCGTGTGGCGATAAATTTCTGGACGCCACCTCTTTAGCTCAGCACGTTCGGATCCACACTGCTCAAGCCTTGGTCATGTTTCAAGCAGATTCCGACGACTTTTACCAGTACACCACAGCAACCACCACCGGAGAGGGGGATGATGCTGCTCCTGCTACAACCTGGCAACCCGCACCAGAACAGGTCATCCAGGAAGGAGAACTGATCTTCCCTAcagcagagaaagagagaaaaccagagaggatggatggagagacacAAGAAGAACAAGGGTCAGAGGCAGTGATTCATGTAGAGGAGGCAGTTGAAGTGGAAGAAACTAGTGCTGAGCACCAAACAAATGAGCAAGatggagaagaagaaaaggagaAGGATATGAAATGTGAGGGTCAGGGGTAA